The Anomaloglossus baeobatrachus isolate aAnoBae1 chromosome 4, aAnoBae1.hap1, whole genome shotgun sequence genome contains the following window.
cccagtccacataaatgtcagcaacaggcagcgccgggtcaatgcctccaatcccggagacagcgagggtttttccagggatcaagtcttggggggacaccatctcaggccgcaccagagtcacctccgaggcgctgtctcgcagtcctatggtcacagaccggccgacggtgacaggttggaagctgtccagggacctaccaccacccccacccacacaatacaccttgggcggcccttgggacggggacggagccggggccttgggacgctgagggcacatggccttgaagtgtccaggtaggttgcactggtggcaccgtcttggctctgccacgggcctggagaggggagttgagggggacaccccctgcagtctaggggcaggtggggcagtcgcagaattcatcttaccccctctccaggtgctgctggtggctgctctcctggcctcaggagcccgattgttggtgtagtcatcggccagggcagctgtagccgtggacccctttggcttctggtctcggatgaactggcggagatcctcagggcagttccacaagagttgctccgtgatgaacaagtccaggatctccggtccggtggaaagctgcaggccttgggtccagtggtcggcagctcgggcaagtgcccgcctgtggtcagcccaggagtcctttggtcccttctgtaggctccggaacttcttgcggtaggactctggagtgaggttgtactgttggatcagggcccgcttgatggtgtcgtagccctgatctgcctcagcaggcaagtccccaaggatttccagggccttaccccttaaacggggggtcaggtatttggcccactggtccttgtccagatggtgctgcaagcaagtccgttcaaaagcagtcaagaaagagtccaagtctccatccttctccagcactgggaagtcctcaacacggacctttggaagtttggtgtcttgaaggtcacgtgtggctgatgagggccggagctgagctagctgcagctggtggtcccggtctgcctgttgccgtcgctccgcagcctcacgctctgcctggcgctcttcacgcgctgcctgccgctctgcctgccgctccgcagcctcacacgctgccctgcgctctgccatgagttccctgtagccctcccggtctccagcctggagaagggccatagccatttgaagaaggctatccgagcctcccaggctcggtggaatggcacgtggtgatctgcggcccgctgcggagcctggtgattcactgtccattgcagagcggagggctggcatctggctcgttgaggacccttgggtgagctgctcctcatcttgtccagcagtgccaggttgtgcaatgtcctctgcagagctgttttctggcgtcgagctcctggaggactcgtgggcaacctcctcattactgtccacagcaccgtcctccctctcttcggctcctgctttagcattggccagttgcctagctctgctcctggtgccatcagccattcttgcagacttttggtcactgacacagaactgacacctgatgcctccacacaccttacagtatctacactctgacactctagtgttgagctagtctgaagaccccagcagccacagctgctgcaggcagtctttagtgtctgggagtatgggtctcacactcacacacactattatctcgatcccaccgctatgccaccaatatgtcacaaaccaccgggggggtcactcagaaatcccccgcgctggctaccagtacgtcacaatcggggggtaacaagtgggggtcacccctcctttatacctcccgaccgacagacagagcacgtgacgcgctctctagcgcccctcttatagtcaggccaattatggaattgcccgacaataagcaaggaggccgctatactacttatgccgattattgaagggtccccagtgagagtagggtatatattcccccgacctccgcgggcggaatatataaaacctccccgaatctcactggcctccccacaataatccttggcacaactcgctgccaccaaccgcttcacggtaactattagccgaacacacagacgtgggattcaagatcgagataacagaacagcccaagattaattatataatttaatcagcctaaagcacactagaaactacaatatatacaatagggaatctacagaatatacatatgtcagagtacagttacagataaagcatggtttacaaacaggtatgcaattcaatcagttaccttgtgcgtctggccacaggggggcgctgtagaccaggtttccaggaactcccacagatgtttcctacacgtgacccccagcgaaagaacactggaaaatggccgaagtagggttatcaacctgggcaaatccaggtcccctcctaccttagtgacctcagagggagcactgctccacccctggctggagttatggacaaaatccacaacatggaatatggccataacttggcctgggagcgtcgtaggcggacgccaacgctctcattgtgacagctatgaatttagctacagaatgagaggactcgtgacttgtctactagttccacattggctgatatcacgcctggggtatttcccaagctcccgctcccataaaaaagggtgtgccagcatcgtccgcatgcggagacaccatttttatggttgccatatttatcggaaatatggcttgcgagatatgaaccattttttactggagtcgttctgtctggatacttccatagccttgctaattagatagcagcccctactacagagtcacggcagggagtcatcctgtgtccattgttcccacatcatctcatttccatatcacaggagatggctgttggaggtgtaagtgggatgtgacaccttcacggatgctggacattgaggacaagaagggagggggcactgccagggagtgatgagcgattatgactggaagtcataattcatcttcatatcccgggatttgcctcacaaaaactaacaaagaaaaaaatcataaaagatatataaattacaactaagcgcccaatgtaaagagaaaagctatcacaaatcctatttattcctactatgatacattttttgtgtaaagatattgataattatgacgtattgggagctgcacacacctctcaccacacggtctcagttgtgactactcttacaagttgccacgtagctctatatgagtcgcattgtactcagataacaagtcttattacagaaatcggtgcaattgtgcttctatggcaggtaagttgaggaggaaaaacttgacgtgatagaaaaaaactgactacatttttggaatcagccaattttagtataaatcagctcaaaaacctaactcaacagaaatttcaaattgttccccagtgttatgtATGATGTCTCTTATAGTATCACAATGCGcctgtcacacggagttttactCAAAattcactgactgtcatggcggcatcagacgctgtccaCATTGTGGATTCTGCCATCCGCGCAATGGTTACTCTGGCGTTTCTGGTCTACACAGGTAGACttgggtgtcgaccagctgtgtgctcatagacaggctagtgtcgcgggcggggaggacgccgtcgctgctgcgctctcgctaacactcgggtccggcgctgctgcggctgctgctgctgctcggtggctcgagcggtgggccggatctggggactcgagcggcgctcctcgcccgtgagtgaaaggggtggttggtttgggggatttagtccgtgacgccacccacgggtcgtggtgaagataggcaccaccgctgctgatgacggggatcccgggagcgatggtaaggagcagctgggatgttgttttccccctccgtgggtaggggtcgctggtcccggggcccggtgatgttgtgggggggaggcagggtcggtgaggtgcagggttggagggacagcgcggcgcggtgccggatggcatgggtgtactcactcagcaagaaaggtacaaagtcctcggtaaaccaaacagctggatgaacgggtcccgcagccggctgcagtgcttctccccagacaggtgatggcggctgtctttccctgcaccttaatgttctcttcctgactactatggattcccatcggtagtccgctccccggtgtatgggtaccggaggagcccgtttgcccgcagacgctggcccttgggtctctagccttaggcggtagctgtataccctcacggtgtgggctgttgccttcaatcgggacttttgctgttgtgaaacccctggggttccagtcacattcggatctgactattgtcggcggctccaagcctggtcggggtccgatggccctgcctgtgtgtgctgccttcactccgctccccggtcggtaccggcgggccgtcgcccgttcccggtcctacggttccgcgttgctccaccactcctgcagacggccaccaccatctgccaaccttgctgtcagtgcctgggccacaaacccagacacccaagtgcttgctcctctcacttcaaactccaacttctatctgtcacttttcccgcctccaggcctgtgaactcctcagtgggtggggccaaccgcttagctccgccccacctggtgtggacatcagaccctggagggaggcaacaagggtttttgtttggctggtgtccctgtctagtgggggtggggggtgtttgtatgttatttgtgacgacctggctaggccagggtgccacactagcaagagttaacctctgcctgTCTGCTTTttaggcttctgggatcacatgaTGTAAGGAAGCCTATTACAACTGCTCCACTCATACTTCGGTTGGAGGAGATCTTCTTCCCATGCTGACTgtagtttctgctgtgttggtctgtgtgctgtggtgtcccaTATTTGATGATGAAAGTGTGGTTttatgcttggtgttgttgtggaattactcgtcatcttgttgtttccaccctgctcttgttttcctcctaatctcttattgtcttatacctctgtgtgtgcctgCTGTGTGACAGATTTTTGGTTTCCCCGGTTTGTCTATTTCTATGTGGTAAATCACAATCCTGTTCCGGCCTTCCCCCCAGGTGAAGGAGAGAGCGTATAGGAACAGGGCTggacaggagcagggccaggaagtagactcagacatccccaccattaggggtgtctctgagaatagggatagcacagggcacCCCTAGTCTGAACGTCAGTTTAAGGGCATCAGTTTCCCACTATCCCCATAGCCCCACATAAAAGTGTCAAGTGGATAATCTATAAAATGGCATAAATCTGAGAGGCATAAAGagggacagtatatatatatatgtatataattgccttattctgtctgtctgtcttgctccaaaatgacgtcattacagtgacaactgtcgccacACCGTGCGCGCTAAAgaccaagccatggacatcattaaacattagactcatctattaaaactgttccttctgttgtttgtcattttaaaaccaataaaccatTATAAGAAAACTAAATtacacctaacccatccagtccattcattaccttattattcactctgctaacctacatacacattctagactacccgatacgttagaattgggccaccttctagtagcacTATATATTgctataggtgcagtattatactcCGAACTACACGCACTGTGCTTCTGACAACTGTAATTAAAGGGTTTCCCCACTTCTTTAAGAAACTCACAGTGGGAAGCCACAAGAATCACCCAATCACCAATCTTCTGACCCAGCAGTGGTCGCCCCAGTCTGGTGACTAGTGGTCACTCGTAATGTCATTGCTTCCTGAAAAGTGGAGACCATTGGAGCCGCAGTGCTGGAGCAGGTGCAGATTTCGAGGCGAGTATAGCTTCTTTTCTACTTTTAACCAAATAACCAGCTGCCTGATATGATTTTTTTCTAAAGAGGACGAAAAACCCATTTAACGTGGTCCGAGTCCAGTATCCTTTGTGTTCAGAGACCAAAGTAATCTGACACAAACTGATTGTGAGGGATGTTCATCCTAACAACAATGAAATGTCTATGGTTGTCAGTGTCTTCCTAACAACAAAGTTGTCAGACATGACTTGGTAGTCTCTTTCACAATCGGACTGGTATTCTTGAATTAGTGACTCAGCTTGGCAAAAGTCCATCTACGTAATTTCCCATGACAGGTTGCCATATGGATATTTGTTTTGTTACTAAAATATAACTTAGTTGGAGAACATCTATAAATTTTAAAGTGGTTTGCTGCCCTTAAAATGGATTGTCACACAACAAACAAATATCACCTAGGCCCAGAAAAGGTGGTAAAGGTCTGATCACTGGGGGTCTCACTACTAGACTATCATGGATCAAAACAACTGGAGTCCCAAAGTCCTTCCTGGAATGAAGtgttactgagcatgtgtgaccattGCACCATTAACTGTCCAATAGACAGCtaatggtcgcacatgctcagtactgatTTATTCTcagtgaactttgagccatccgtgTGTTTGTGAGCCAAGGTGAATAAGTAAATCTACAgttacaaggaaaaaaaaacaacagacacaTAATCCTACAATGTGTCTCGGTTTTTGTACTGGAGTTACTCTTTAAGGCCCCctctacacgtccgtgaaaatcacacatgtgtttcacggacgtgtcaaaggtgcgtgttcccctccgtgtgccgtgtttatggcactacgtgtgttctccgtgataaaacatggagaacgggaactttcaactcacctggtccctggcatcgctgtccatggtgctgatcttcagtctccagccctgacgactccccgctgctgctgctgctgcttccggccgcagtggagtgaatattaaatgagcataatgagtggcggtcggaagcaagtgacagcagcggcagagacgggagggctggagaaggtgagtaaaggtttgttatttttttctctgacacgtgagttttctccagcgcgtggcacacaggaccgcatccacacgaaatccgtgtggtccgtatgcgggctgtgtgacacccgtgatgccggagaaaacgtggacatgtctacgtgtggaacacacggacactcgtatgctccacatgtacacacgttccatggcaaaacacgcacgtgtgcgcagacccattgattttaatgggtctacgtgtgccagtgtctccggtatatgcgggcacggacctagcacgtaccggagacatgtgcatgtgaagggggcctacgaGTTTCAAGGCCACTTCTGGGTCACAGAGTCTCTGCATATCAGTCTACAGCACTCTTGACTAGGTAGGTATGGGACATATTTACAAAGCTAATGCCTAGTGGACATCTGTCTAAGTTTGTCTGGTcctgacgctggtcactggttggaATAATGGGATCAATGTTTAGCTAAATAATATAAAGTTatacttgaaagtttgtgaacccttcagaattttccatatttctgcacaAAATTGACAAGAAACaacatcagattttcacacaagtcctgAAAGTAGATAAAGAGAACCAAATCAAACAAATGAGTCAAAATATATCAGTGTGATGACTGTCAGTAGGTGGCAgtagacactacttgtatgcagtaaatggagaggtagtcagacaggctaaGGTCATAAACGAGGAGGGCTCGACAGTACACAGAGGGGCAGAGACGAGGTCAAAATACAAGctaaaggtcagggttccaggagagtacatacaaaatacagggagcaggcggggacgtggtcaggaggaagtctgaggtaAGAAGCCGGGAGCTTACAACAGAAATGAGGGggggacaggcagagatgggtcaACAACAGCTCGGAGTTGAgaggccaagatctgaacactgagcaccacgggagccaactgcacaactgtaaccaggaagcatgactggcggcgtcctgagctaacatgctctctaatgaagcagagcaatcaccgggaacgagaaaCATCTGCGTGAGCATCTCCCAGGACCGGCGGCGTGGAATCCAGTGCTCTGAAACAACCAACAgaacattcatcctgcaaaatgctctgcctcATAAGCAAcctataccggctctgcaggagagcacagCAGAACAACAcggaatgttctgcacataggaattgTGATTTTTATATTGATCAAGGTGCAAAATTGTGACATTCAAAAACTTTCAAGTACCCCTGTGTAATGAAGAATGTTGTCAGACTGACCGGTGGTTATAGACAACACCATCCTTCTCTTCTAAACCACTTTTTTTTGGTCATTTTATCACATGTTGGATCTTGGCATGGAATGTCTTCTTGGCATCTAAAGTTTTATAGATGGTGGTGACTTGAGTGGTTTTAGGAATTGAAAATGTAGTGAATGAAGATGTAATGAAATCAGAATGACAAGTGTACAATCAATACCACTTTTTCGTTCTTCAGGATTTATTTATATATCTTTCAAAAATAAGATTTCAGAATTTACCTTCTAAACTCTTCGTCCTCAAAAGGAACCAATAACCAGCGTTTCGGCATGTTCCTTATGAAGCTGTCATGCTCTTCCTCATTGCGGTCCAGGGACACATAAACCAGTGCGATCTGGGAGGATCGGTTCACGTAGAACTCATCAGTCAATTTGGTAAAAAATTCCTTTAAGAGCGGTGAAAACTCCTGACACCGTGAGCATCCCGACTCGGCAAAGTACAAAAGTAGGATACGATTTTCCAGTGTCCTCCAAACCTCTCTCTCCGTGTCCAACTCATCCTGATCACGATTATTTTTTATCAACACCTTGCCTAGAAATAATTCAGCCATATTCTGGTCAAGCTCGACCCCTGGAATGAAAAAAACCCCCACATTTTAATCATGTTTATAGTTCCTACAAAACGGACACAACAATTTACTCAAATAGCACAATCCCAGAAGTTGTGTTGGAGGCataaaaagggtattcccatctccaagatcctatcccaatatgtagtaggtgtaataataatattagcaaatgcctccaattagaaatgtagtatatttctcctgatatagccatgtctcttacctcatgtgcagggtattgcagcttaggtatccatgtttatAACCATAAGCCactaactaaagggtgctttacatgctgcgacatcgctaccgatatatcgtcggggtcacgtcgttactgatgcacatccggcgccgttaccgacatcgcagcgtgtaaaacctatgagcgacaatcaactatcgaaaaatcgttcaaaaacggtgatcgttgacacgtcgctcatttccttattatcgttgctgccacaggtacgatgttgttcgtcgttcctgcggcaccacacatcgctatgtgtgacaccgcaggaacgacaaacatctccttacctccgtccaccagcaacggtatataatatataaagctgaatgtgtgtgtgtgtgtgtgtgtgtgtgtgtgtgtgtgtgtgtgtgtgtgtccaggaatggcatccgcaccgtcgcagctacagccgcaaaacttctggaccccgagagcatcataggctatgttttgaggggaatttttaaccacgctctttacagttattcaccaaaaaacctgcctccattaaagcgaatggagctgggagccacagtgcagccagaacttcagaagaatgcgcagccacgcccttatatggaatgttggcgtgtcacaatgcagagagggaaagagacagacagggaaagagacagacagtgaaagagacagacagggagagagacagacagggagagagacagacagggagagagacagacagggagagagacagacagacacagacagggaaagagattgagacagacggagaaagagacagagacagacagggaaagagacagacaggga
Protein-coding sequences here:
- the NXNL1 gene encoding nucleoredoxin-like protein 1, encoding MAELFLGKVLIKNNRDQDELDTEREVWRTLENRILLLYFAESGCSRCQEFSPLLKEFFTKLTDEFYVNRSSQIALVYVSLDRNEEEHDSFIRNMPKRWLLVPFEDEEFRRELEVQFSVSEAPVLVVLKPSGQIISANAVDEVVRLGPPCFKNWQEVSNVIDRSFLLPEFCDSTASRSVSDPFRRIKYKVESTRKKKEMPGGDDDDDGGGRGEGTGFF